ttaccaggaacaagcttaataggagacaagttactaggagattttttatttgaattcattctttccatttgctccctcttttctttgaaatattcttgtctaaaagctggacttctaatgaactgagcaggcacatcttccaactgaatattgcttgccacctctaattcttccttagacaaaatattattcttatcaaaaacagtatcaaccaaccccgcttgaatttccatgttagtgtcacggcttagagattcctcaatagacttgctgggagaagattccaaacttgaatcagattgcaaagaacgctttttccttgctaaaatgtgAGCATCAAACTCACCCCAATTTTTagagcccatactaacatctgagtcactagattccaattgttcctcctcctcctcctcctcctcaataataacattatcaaggcctaactcagatgctaggacatcaaatttgtttttagCCACAACTTCAATTTGCCTCaactcatccacaaaaggagtataatcattctcaaaaggagtaaaagagaaagaAGTACCTTTACTAGGGGATTTATTTCCTTTCACTTCAGTCCATTCgtctttagaaaaactctgtgcAGCCATGTCTTCCGGATTTTTACGTAAAGCTATATATTTCTGAGCTGCAATGgtatttttacaatgaataaacttcatctgagcTTCACGTAACTCAACAGCAAATTTAGCAAGCTCCTTTTCCAACTGATTAGATTCATCAATAACTTCAGTAGGAGTGTTTTTATGTTTTATCAATTCAACCACGGACTGAGCACCAGACTGATCAAGTGCATCCGCATGGCCTGCATTGATAGAATATGTACGTGCATTATCTTCTTTAGCTGTAGTTTCACGAGACCCAACAGTTTCTGAAGTTTTAAAACATTTAGGTTTTGGTTTGTTCACGGCCTGTATCCCATCTTTGTTCACAGATTTAGCCACGGAATTTTGTTTGTTCACGACCCTTGTCTGGGTTCCAACTCAGACACGGACTGAACTtcagattttttcttcttctcggaCTGAATTTGAGTATTAGATGTCACTTGCGTAACTTTTGCATGGTCTGTATGAGCAGATTGTGTATGTGCAGCAAGCGCTTCCTTGGCTGCAATTGCGTTTTGCAATCTAAGCTGAGCTCACGAACCTCAGATTCAGAGCGATCAAGCTCCTCCTTCAATTGTGTATCATTAACTGAAGCACCAACCGTATTATCCTCCATTTTATCCAGATTCAAAGACTTCTCCTCTTCCTCATCAGTTTTAGCTGATTTTTCTTGCCAAACTTGGATTGTAGGTTTATGaacaatctgtttttccttaccagcagtcttcatgctattcttctttttgcattcaccatcaacatgcccaataatattgcaagataaacagaatttaggcgaatttggtatatcaacatattgccaaatttttttacctccagcagtgatagagatgcgctcaggaatatgctttgcgaagtctatatctaccaaaacagttgcgaagtgaccatattccatatttagggttctttgatccaccacaattggtgttccaaggattttcccaatagaaagtaatgatctctcagtcctttttttgataagtcaaaaatttgtattaatagataacaaaatttacaagaaatagtttacaagaaaagaggttacagcaaccccaaaaacttgaaactatttgaaccgaaaataagcaacattaggatgttcaacagaaattaagaaaggtGGTTTCCCATGTAGTGTACTCCCACTTCATTACTCAATAAACAACcccgctttgccattgcatcagctggaAAATTCACCTCTCTAAAAGTGTGAATGAAACGTATAGACGTATAGTGTCTACAGATCATAATCCATCTATTCCTTGCAAACCAAGGAATTGAGTCATTCTTGAAAGCTTCAACAACTCCCTTAGAATCAGACCGTATACAAATACAAGAAAAACCCCATTGCATAGcactccaaaccaacaataatgcCGTACAATTCTGCTAAATAGTTCGTCGTGACTCCTAGCCCAATACTCATAGCACCAAGAACTGAACAATGCTCATCCCTAGCTACTACACCTGCACCCGCAACGCCTGGGTTACCTCTCgccgctccatcacaacaaatttgTAATTCATTAGCCTCAGGCGGTAACCAAAAACAAGCCACAGGATGATGCAACTTCACACTACGGTGCTGAACTCTAAAAtagttcagaagaacaacatCATCAGCACTATTGTTCATATGACCCTTGAGCCGAATTGAATAATCTTGTATCAACTTCAGAACGCGCTTATGAAAGATACTCCAATTAGGCTTTTTATGCTCGAAAACATCCTTGGTTCGCAACTGCCATAGCTCCGACCTAAGAACAAGGTTGGCAATAAGCCACAGATTACGGACAATATGACTCCTTCCTTTTGCTGCTTTAAAAGAAACAATAAGGTTAGCATTAGGTTGTAACTTGAACACATCAGCTAGCCAATTCCAGGCTCTTGTAGCAAAGCAACACTCATATAACACATGAGTAAGAGTTTCCTCTTGAACATCACACAGGAAGCATTTGTTAGCAAGAGAGATCTTGAACCTGCGCCTGATAAGGTCATACGTAGCACAAGCTCCACATAAGAATTTCCAGTTCTGAGCAGCAAGAACAGGATGAACTTCTTTTCTCCACAGAAGTTGCGTACCTTCTAACCGAGAATACTTCTGCAGAAGCAACTCAGTTGTAGACTTAACACTGAACTCACCCTTCAACTCCGTCATCCATACCCTAATATCAGCTCCACCCATAGGAATTGGCATCCTATTCAACTCTAGACCAGCAGCAATCAAGTATTGCAAGTGAATTTCAGGAATATCCCAAAGGCCATCCTTTAAAATATCACTTACTCTAGTTGTTGCATCGAGAGAATAATCATTTAGCACTTCAGCAATACTAGTCTTATCAAACCAAATGTCATAATAAATAGAAGTATCTCTACCATCACCAATTAAGACGTTAGTATTCTTTTCCACACAATTATACACACTCCTTAAACCAGACAAAATAGAAGATTTAAACCCCGAATGCTTAATACAACCCTTACGATCAAATAATTTTGCCTTCAGGAAAAGAGCCCACTTCTTTGTATAATTACGAATCTTCCACCAAAGTTTCATAATAAGAGCTTTGTTCATAGTGGCCATACGAGTTAGTCCGAGATCCCCCTCCTCAAAAGGGCAACATATTTTATCAAAATCCACTACCACTACACGATTAATGTTCGAATCACCAGACCAAATAAAGTTACGGATAGCCCTCTCACATTGAAGAATAAACTTACGAGGCCACTTATAAATAGCCATATTATAAATGTAATAACTCTGGAAATAACTGATTTAACAAGAACAATGCGATCATGAAAAGATAATAACCTCCCTCTCCAACCAGCAAGCTGATTTTTAATCTTTTCAACAACATTGCTATATGGTGATATCGAACAATACCTGgcataatttgaactcccaaataGCGGCCAGGAAAAGTAGCTACACTCATCCCCAAATAAGATGCAATATAATTACACCAACTCGAaaaaccaccaccataataaatcttactcttttgacgacaaacagTCTGACCTGAAGCACGCTGATAACTTCCCAACAAGTCTACAAGATTATGAAGACTTTTGGAAttacctttacaaaaaatcattatgtcatcagcaaagaaaaggtgagtaggagaaataccacCTCTAGTTACCATGGGCGTCATCTTTTTATCACGAAAAAGCTTCGTAATATTTCTgctaagaacatcctcaatcaagACAAAAATCAAAGGGGAGAGGGGATCACCTTGACGCAAACCTCTGTTAATTTTGAAGTAACCTTCCGGACTACCATTCAAAATGACAGAAATTCTAGCAGACTGCAAGATATTAAAAATTCAAGCACACCGattttcagaaaaaccatacttACGGAAAACTTCAAGCACAAAAGAACAAtttaccgtgtcaaaagcttgagaaatatcaagtttaaggCCAATGTTGCCATCCTTGCGTTTATTACTAAGACCAGTTGGTCTGAAATTTCGAAGAGTATTAGCACCCCTTACCTTAGCCAGCAAGATGATAAAAGATGAATTAACACCATTTGGAATACTACCCGCATTCCAACAATGAATAATGGCCTTGGTTAAATCATCATGAATAATATCCCAACAATGACGATAGAAACAACTAGAGAAACCATCAGGCCCTGGGGCACTATCCGCACTCAGATCAAAAACAGCTTGCTTAATTTCTTCCGGGGAAGAAATCATATCCATGGCGTTGCTCTCCTCAACAGAAATTGAAGCATGCTCAAAATCAAATAAATCACCTTCTATCACCGGATCTTGGCCATTGAGCTTATCTTCATAGAACTGAACTACATGATTACGAAGCTGCTCATAATTTGTCAAACTAGTCCCATTCAAATCAACAAGTTCCGAAATAGTATTAGAACTTTTTCTAATTCTAATACTACTATGAAAGAAACTGGAATTACTTGAATCCTCCACCAACCATTTGTTCCTAGACTTTTGCTTGAGCATAGTTAACTGTTGCAAACGAGTATCACATAAAGTTTTCATAGCATCcttcattgcatttagattagcAATATTACTAGGATCCTCATCTGTAATAAGAGCTGCTGTCTCAAAACGAAGTTGGTCTTGCTTCAAACGAGAATTCACATTACCAAAAATCCTCAGATTCCAATCCTTCATTGCAATCTTCAGCCGCTTCAATTTATAAGGGAAAATAAAATCAGGAGAACCATGAACAGACAAAGTCCAACTCTCATTGACCATCTGAAGAAAATCCCCatgtaaaaaccacatcttttgaacACGAAAAAGAGCTCTACAAGGCCTAGGAACAGAAAAAGGATAACCAAGAAGAGtagaatggtcggaaacttccctaggaagagctttacaccgccaattctcaaatttAGCAAGCCAAGCCGCATTAATAATTGCACaatccaacttactaataatacGACTAGTACCAGATTGCCTATTACACCAAGTGAATTTGCTTCCCAAGGAATCCGATTCAAAAAGATTATTGTCATCCATCCAATCACTGAAATCATCAATGACAGACGATCTTATTTCCAAGCCACCTTTCTTCTCATTCAAACacaaaatacaattaaaatctCCTATGACCAGCCAAGGTGTAATTGAATCTTGCATAACTAGTTGCTGCCAAAGCCTGCGCCTAGTAGTTTGAATGTAGCTAGCATGGACAAAAGAGATATACACACCATCAACCGCAATTGTAATAGCTTGTTTACTAGAGTTAACTACAGAAACATGAAGCCCATCCTTATAACAAACCCAAAGATTTGCAATACCAGAATTAGCAGAATTATTAATAATAAACGAAGAATAACCTTCAGAAATTAGCCTCCTCCCAAAATTTGATGAGCACGCCACTTTTGGTTCAGCAGGACCAAAAACTTCAGGATGGAAATCTCTAATCAGCTCCCTAAGCTTAGAATGTGCTGCTGTACACGCAACACCATTGATATTCCAAAAAAGAACCCGCATAATTAAACTCTGGGTTGGAGTTTATTATTTAGCTTCAATTGCTTAACCGAGTTTGAGGAGGATTTAGGAACTGATTCCTTACGAGCACGAATACCCAATGTCTCATCCGAGTCTGACAAGGAATCCTGATCCTGATCAGTTAACGCATTCAATTTGTTTTGCATATCTATAACCTGCTGCCTCTTAGCTTGTTTTGTAAGCTCACCAAGTTTACTGAAAAACAAAACATCATTGCCATCCTTGTCACTTAGGATGTTAAACTTGTTGTTAGagacaaattttgaagtttcTTCAAGCGCATTACACAAAGGTGTGGACGAGGATGTAATATCAATCCTAGCAGGAGGAGGAagtttagttcttgccaattcaacatTCCTCCTGCCTTAGCATTCAAGCTTGAGGTACACAACGACCTAGCTTTACTAGCTAATACTGAATGCGTAAGAATGGCTTGCTTGTGTTTTTCAACCTCAGCAGATGCCATACGCAAAACAGCTTCAGATTGAGCTAAACTATCATGCAACTGTTGTTCCAACTCAACAGTGTCACTGATGCACAAAACATTATCGGCCACATTATTTGAAGTACCTTCACCAACGTGAGTAAAATCTTTTTAGGCACAAAAGGAATAGACGGAGCTGTCTTTCCCATTTTCTTTCACCTAGCTTCTTTCCATTCCATACCAGCATTGTTCTCATGATGTTGTTGCTTGTTAACTAACACAATAGCCTGTTGCGAATCAGCAGCCACTTGCGGAGCTTTGACAACTTCacctcttgttttgtttttacatTCCCCATCTGAATGCCCAATAATGCTGCACTTAGAACAGAATTTAGGTCTTTGAAGGATCTCAAAAGGTTGACAAAACTCACGTTCTCCCACAGTGACATTAATATCATCAGATTTGAGCTcagcaaaatcaatatcaataaggACCGAAGCAAAGTGTCCATACTCATGTGCCAACGTTCttttatcaaccacaataggagatCCTAGAGTTTTCCCCATTGCAAGTAACGTTTTTTCAATCCAGAATTCCATTGGAAGCCCAGGAAACTTGACCCAAGCTGTGGAACGTGAAGATCTTTGTTTGTCAGCATCAAAACTAGgaaaccattccatgagatttAGTTTCTGTTGAGCAACAACCCATTGTTCAGCCTGTAAAATCTTCACTTTATCCTCCTGCGACAATaacttgatgatgaagaaaccTCTATTTAACGGAACAAAGCGAACCCGGCCTTCACCCAGCTGCCATTGAAGTTCTAGGTTTTTTTTTCATGTCAGAAAAGTTAAGTTCTTTGAAGTCTAACCTTCCAATAAGACTAAACTTCCATAACGCACATCCTTCCAGATATAACTCATTAGGAATCTCAATAGAAGGTTTTCCATCTTTCAAAGTAGGGTTTGGCAGAGAAGAAAGATCCACGGAGGTTTTAGGAAGCTCTTTCCTACCCTTGAGTCTATCTGCATATGTTAAAATCTTAGAAGGTGCAACTATATGATTTGGATCAACAGGATATCCCATTGAATCACCAAAAGATGATCCAAGATGAAGCACgtacaaaaaagtttgaaaaaaatcTCCAAAATCGCCAGAACAAAGAggagaggaaaaaaaataatctctcagtccatatctcaatagggagaccaagaaaacgtacccaaacagctgcatgggacgttctttgtttatcaggattaaaacctgggtaccaatcaatcaacctcagaatttgttgattgacaaaccacTTTTCAGCACGTATCTTCTCTTTGTCCAATTCTGAtgataacataataacaaagaatcctttgctcataggtataaacttacacctattcttaagtttccattgattttcaaggattttttgaacctccacaaactttaaacctgtagCATCCAGCCTAGCTATGAAGCTATGTTGAAATGGCTTACACCCttcctgataataatcattaggaatgacaagagctggctcaccctcaacaagagtagggtttggtaacaaagaaatatcaactgaagttggatttagggttttacgttccctaactttttcagcaaaagaaactgTTTTAGCATGGCTCTGATTTGAGCTACTAGGAATGTTGACTGAAGAATAAATTATCATGAATTAAAGAATTGATTCTGATAATCCAAATACGTAAAGCTTGAAACCCTAAACgggaaaaaaaattggttttccaaaatcgccaaaaagagaaaaaacggACATTCTCTTTCTATTTATCTACTTCATTGAAAATTAAACtatcttgaactcatcttgtcactcaaaagtatatctactctatctcctactcttgagacaaaagtctttctttttttttttttttttgctaggtcaaaatggtttattaaagcaaaaaaacgtaattacatgaattacaaaatgggaggttctagacctccccacccccataaaccaaaggggaggaaaaaaactctaaaaactcataaaataagctcctaaacattaaaaattagcataaagaagagaactaggaaattaaaaacgttttcgtcgtccaactc
This is a stretch of genomic DNA from Papaver somniferum cultivar HN1 chromosome 1, ASM357369v1, whole genome shotgun sequence. It encodes these proteins:
- the LOC113348752 gene encoding uncharacterized protein LOC113348752; this encodes MRVLFWNINGVACTAAHSKLRELIRDFHPEVFGPAEPKVACSSNFGRRLISEGYSSFIINNSANSGIANLWVCYKDGLHVSVVNSSKQAITIAVDGVYISFVHASYIQTTRRRLWQQLVMQDSITPWLVIGDFNCILCLNEKKGGLEIRSSVIDDFSDWMDDNNLFESDSLGSKFTWCNRQSGTSRIISKLDCAIINAAWLAKFENWRPCRALFRVQKMWFLHGDFLQMVNESWTLSVHGSPDFIFPYKLKRLKIAMKDWNLRIFGNVNSRLKQDQLRFETAALITDEDPSNIANLNAMKDAMKTLCDTRLQQLTMLKQKSRNKWLVEDSSNSSFFHSSIRIRKSSNTISELVDLNGTSLTNYEQLRNHVVQFYEDKLNGQDPVIEGDLFDFEHASISVEESNAMDMISSPEEIKQAVFDLSADSAPGPDGFSSCFYRHCWDIIHDDLTKAIIHCWNAGSIPNGVNSSFIILLAKVRGANTLRNFRPTGLSNKRKDGNIGLKLDISQAFDTSARISVILNGSPEGYFKINRGLRQGNSKSLHNLVDLLGSYQRASGQTVCRQKSKIYYGGGFSSWCNYIASYLGMSVATFPGRYLGVQIMPGIVRYHHIAMLLKRLKISLLVGEGGYYLFMIALFLLNQLFPELLHL